In one Candidatus Schekmanbacteria bacterium genomic region, the following are encoded:
- a CDS encoding ATP-binding cassette domain-containing protein — protein MIEVKGLSKHYRSIKAVDNISFHVEKGDIVGFLGPNGAGKTTTMRMLTCFIPPTSGQASVAGYDIIKQPMEVKKNIGYLPENPPVYKDMVVTSYLEFAGKIRGLTGNNLKKRLDYVVERCGIKEVKKRLVGNLSKGYRQRVGLAQALIHDPKVLILDEPTIGLDPKQITDIRSLIKELGGERTIILSTHILPEVTMTCNKVIIINKGKIAATDKQENLSRNVIGCEKVFVLLSNPPTSFENEIASALKGIISVKKDENDSNGFVIETERDVDIREDLTRYCYERNYGIKEIKRISASLEDIFINLVTTEKEQ, from the coding sequence ATGATTGAAGTAAAGGGACTGTCAAAACATTATAGGTCAATTAAAGCAGTTGACAATATTTCCTTCCATGTAGAAAAAGGCGATATAGTCGGTTTTTTAGGCCCTAACGGTGCAGGTAAAACAACGACAATGCGAATGCTTACCTGTTTTATCCCTCCAACATCGGGACAGGCGTCCGTTGCGGGCTATGACATAATCAAACAACCAATGGAGGTTAAAAAAAATATAGGCTATCTTCCTGAAAATCCGCCCGTTTATAAAGATATGGTAGTTACATCCTACCTTGAATTCGCAGGAAAGATTAGGGGATTGACAGGAAACAACTTAAAGAAGAGGCTTGATTATGTCGTTGAAAGATGCGGGATTAAAGAGGTGAAAAAAAGACTCGTTGGCAATCTCTCAAAAGGATACAGGCAGAGAGTAGGGCTTGCTCAGGCATTGATTCATGATCCGAAAGTATTGATTCTCGATGAGCCCACGATTGGTTTGGACCCTAAGCAGATTACCGATATACGCAGTTTGATAAAGGAACTTGGCGGAGAAAGAACAATAATTTTAAGCACTCATATATTGCCTGAAGTTACAATGACCTGCAACAAAGTTATAATTATCAATAAGGGGAAGATAGCCGCTACTGATAAACAGGAAAATCTCTCCCGCAATGTCATTGGCTGTGAGAAAGTATTTGTACTTTTGTCCAATCCACCGACTTCATTTGAAAATGAGATTGCTTCTGCTTTGAAGGGAATCATTTCAGTCAAAAAGGATGAAAATGATTCGAATGGATTTGTAATAGAAACTGAGAGAGATGTTGATATTCGTGAAGATTTGACCAGATACTGCTATGAACGAAATTATGGCATTAAAGAAATAAAAAGAATTTCAGCCAGCT